AGTAGCCGTATATTCACTGCCGTTAATGAAGATGGAGGTCCCCGTGTCGTCGCCGATCATAATGACATGGGTCCAGCGATCGGTCGGCAGCTTATAATTGAATTCGCTGACGTAATTTTCTTTTGTGATGGCGATTTTGCCGCTGCCCCCAATGTTGTATTTCAGCTGTCCGTCCGGAGATTCCAGCAGCACAACTCCTTGCGGGTTGTCAGCGTCCGGTTTGATCCACATGGACATCGTCCAGCCGAAACCAAGCGTGCGAAGCGGCGTTTCCACGTAGCTGGCCCCGCCGTTTAGCCTCACGGCTTGACCGAAGACTCCATTCTCTGTGCCTGCGTTCACCGCGTTGCCGTCAAAGCCGTTCCCCGAACGGTCCGCGAAGCCTTCGTCGAAGGTATAATCCAGCACGAGATGCCGCTCATTGTCGATTTGAAGCTTGTGTGACTGATGAACACCCGGCGGGTCCACGAACCTTGCGGCATCCGCCTGGAAGCTTGCGAAGTTCCGATCGATGCGGTTGCCTCTCCACAGCTTTTCCGCCAGCACTTGCATGGAAGGCAAGATCCGCTGATGCGAGTCCGCCATGGATACGCCTTTCTCTACGGACACATCGTTCCAGAGCGCGAACATGCCGCCTTTGACCTGCGGATGCGCATAAGGAAGCTTCGTCTCCAGCCAATCGTTAGGCTCCCACTCGTTGTAAATAAAATCGTAATTCAAATAGCTGCGGTACAGCTGCGGAACGATGTAGAGCAAATTCGTATTGGTATTGATAATATCATAGCCGAGCTCCACGGCCTGCTGAGCGCTTCCGTACGGCTCATACCAGATGTCCATCGTCGCATTGTTGATGACCGGCGTCGTGCCGTCGTATGCGGACAGACTGCCCCATAGACGGGCGCGTTTGCCTTTGCTGTTAATGTGGTTAAGGAGCATATCCACGTACCTGCGGTACGCCTCCTTGTCGTCGCCGAAATATTCATCAGTGCCGATGTGCACATCCGGGCCGACGAAGGTCGGATTGCTGCCGTCGAGATACTCGTCAAAGAGTGCTTTAATGAAGTCGAGCGTCTCTGGACGATTGATATCCAGCTGATTGTTGCTGCCCAATTGAGAATCGTAGGCGATGAACGCGCCGGAGTGGCCCGGCGTATCAATTTCCGGCACGACGTTTACGCCGTATTCCATCCCAAGCAGCTGCAGGTCTCTGAATTGCTGCTTCGTATAATAGCCGTCCTTGCTCGTCACTCCCGGAAATTTCTCGCTCTCCAGACGGAAGTAACCGACATCGCCCACATCATCGTTCAGGTGAATCTGGAACCGGTTCATCTTATAGTAGGACATCAGCTTGACATAGTCCTGCAAAAACTCGATCGTATAAAACTTGCGGCCCACATCGAGCATAAAGCCCCGATCTGGGTATTTCGGATAATCGCGCGATTGCCCCTTAGGCATCGCCTTATGATCGGCAGCGTGGCCGAGCAGTTGCAAGATCGTTCTCGTGCCGAACATGACTCCCGTCTGCTCGGACGCAGCAACAGAAGCATACTCGCCGATATTCAGCTCATATCCCTCTTTCCCCAATCCCGCTTGCGCGGCATCCAGCATCAAATAGATATCTCCCTCTTGAGGAGAACCAACCTCAACTGTCAGTGACAACTTCGTTAAATCCAATAAGTCCTGCTGCAAAATGTCAGCCGTCCCCCGCAGAGCCGCTTCATCATCTGCGCGAATGACGATTTTGGATTTGTCCGACAAGCGGAACTCGCCGGTTGCGCCCAGCCACTCACGCAAAGAAGGAATAACACGCGGCTCCGGGTTCCGATCGCTCGTCTGCTCGTAGAGGCCGGGTACGGTGACTAGCGCATTATCCGTTAAGAGATATGTCGGATCGCTGTCGCTCTGGATTTGCAGCAGCAGCTGAACCTGAGTATCGACAAGCGGCGCATGAATATTGCCCTGCACGTCGATCACCGGCAAGCTGTCCGTGTTCACTAGCGTCAGCGTATAACCTTCCGGTACAGCGGGCAGATTCAGCAGGGTATCCCCTTCGGAGACGACCATGCTGTTTTTTACCGCGTCCATTATTGGCTGCAGTTGCGTTCTGCCTTTGTATACCTCGAATTCCCAGAAGGAGTATCCGTAATAAACGCCCTCAATAGGACGTCGCGTCTTCCCTTGAAACTTGACGTATTGCGCCACTGTCGACTCGAAATCGATCGTATCTTCACCCGGCCCGGACGCGACGAGCACGCGGTTGTCCGCGAATACGTTCCGCCAGGATACCGCATCGTCGGATACGAGAATTTGATATTGCTCCGCCGGAGTCTGCCAGTTGATGATTACTCTTCCGATTTCTACAGGCTCGCCCAGATCAACGTAAAACCACTGATCGTCCGTTCTTTCCGAAGACCAGCGGCTTGCATTTTCGGTGCCCCCATCGACCGCTTTCTCAGGTCCGAAAAAATCCACTTCGTTCGACGACGAATAAGCCGTCTTCCCTAGAGCCATATTCCCTGTTGCGGCATTGGACATCTCCGAAGGGGTGGTCACCATTATGAAAGCGCTAACAAAAATAACTAAAAAAATAACCCTCTGCCGTAAACCCACGAATATCCCTCCCATTGTAATTTGAATTACCACAAGCAACCCGCATGACCTTCCATGC
Above is a window of Paenibacillus sp. FSL K6-1330 DNA encoding:
- a CDS encoding S-layer homology domain-containing protein → MGLRQRVIFLVIFVSAFIMVTTPSEMSNAATGNMALGKTAYSSSNEVDFFGPEKAVDGGTENASRWSSERTDDQWFYVDLGEPVEIGRVIINWQTPAEQYQILVSDDAVSWRNVFADNRVLVASGPGEDTIDFESTVAQYVKFQGKTRRPIEGVYYGYSFWEFEVYKGRTQLQPIMDAVKNSMVVSEGDTLLNLPAVPEGYTLTLVNTDSLPVIDVQGNIHAPLVDTQVQLLLQIQSDSDPTYLLTDNALVTVPGLYEQTSDRNPEPRVIPSLREWLGATGEFRLSDKSKIVIRADDEAALRGTADILQQDLLDLTKLSLTVEVGSPQEGDIYLMLDAAQAGLGKEGYELNIGEYASVAASEQTGVMFGTRTILQLLGHAADHKAMPKGQSRDYPKYPDRGFMLDVGRKFYTIEFLQDYVKLMSYYKMNRFQIHLNDDVGDVGYFRLESEKFPGVTSKDGYYTKQQFRDLQLLGMEYGVNVVPEIDTPGHSGAFIAYDSQLGSNNQLDINRPETLDFIKALFDEYLDGSNPTFVGPDVHIGTDEYFGDDKEAYRRYVDMLLNHINSKGKRARLWGSLSAYDGTTPVINNATMDIWYEPYGSAQQAVELGYDIINTNTNLLYIVPQLYRSYLNYDFIYNEWEPNDWLETKLPYAHPQVKGGMFALWNDVSVEKGVSMADSHQRILPSMQVLAEKLWRGNRIDRNFASFQADAARFVDPPGVHQSHKLQIDNERHLVLDYTFDEGFADRSGNGFDGNAVNAGTENGVFGQAVRLNGGASYVETPLRTLGFGWTMSMWIKPDADNPQGVVLLESPDGQLKYNIGGSGKIAITKENYVSEFNYKLPTDRWTHVIMIGDDTGTSIFINGSEYTATLKDGSKLETFVLPVAKIGSETNAFKGLIDELIVRNTYLDLHGNLALHKQAESSQPESSSYTADKAVDGRGDTRWSSDWVDDTWFMVDLGEVKNIDAVSILWQTAYGSKYRILVSEDKENWMNVVKDNNGEINGKPGRVVTTFQSTPARYVKFEGVSRATMFGYSFEEFEVYGEEYKLGNLRPIIDLLTAIEADKLVEDNYSPEGWAQLQQAIGQATAAIQTAQLSRPEAEQAYAGLSVARDRLTIEDVMGLIELNVNGSIASNLYLPQKGQLGTRIVWSSSKPDYLNANGQLLKRPSSGSGDMEVVLTATISKGAASAEKTFKIKIKALPGSGGGGWVPTPVTPDPEEGRNGGSNPGGEDPGNGNENGSGNGGESGGSTTVRLNDIASHWAEASIKRAVELGFVAGYTDKTFKPNKTVSRDEFVVMLVKALKLQGANSSLDFADAGSIQTWAKPYIAQALASGLISGYADGTFRPKVSISRAELAAMIVRGLGLKTAEGHELSYTDADQIPAWAKPYVAAAQEAGVMNGRGDNRFAPAASATRAEAVTVILNMLDALAELKEQEQN